The following are from one region of the Hymenobacter sp. YIM 151858-1 genome:
- a CDS encoding radical SAM protein — protein MRLVRHPVLCNYYVTYRCNAKCSFCDIWEKPSPYIQLADVEQNLRDLKRLGVRVIDFTGGEPLLHRQLPEFLELAHRLGFITTVTTNGLLYPKYAERLRGKVDMLHFSLDSSEKEQHDRGRGVACFDFVLESIRVAKSLGERPDVLFTVFRENLGQLEAVYRNITQTNGLVLIINPAFEYNAVETGERLTEEEMQYLSAFGKRPGVYLNEAFIQLRRDGGNHVAAPVCRAASTTLVISPANELVLPCYHLGTKVFPIEGKLHELYCSDEVQTLAALEGRLPQCEGCTINCYMQPSFAVETSKYFWQALPSTLRYNWYKGTWKRMLRR, from the coding sequence ATGCGCCTCGTCCGTCATCCGGTTCTGTGCAACTACTACGTTACCTACCGGTGCAATGCGAAGTGCTCGTTTTGCGACATCTGGGAAAAACCCTCGCCCTACATTCAGCTGGCCGATGTGGAGCAGAACCTGCGCGACCTGAAACGGCTGGGCGTGCGGGTAATCGATTTTACCGGCGGCGAGCCGCTGCTGCACCGCCAGCTGCCCGAGTTCCTGGAGCTGGCCCACCGCCTGGGCTTCATCACCACCGTTACCACCAACGGCCTGCTTTACCCCAAGTACGCCGAGCGCCTGCGCGGCAAGGTGGATATGCTGCATTTCTCGCTCGATAGCAGCGAGAAAGAGCAACACGACCGCGGCCGCGGCGTGGCCTGCTTCGATTTTGTGCTCGAAAGCATTCGGGTGGCCAAAAGCCTGGGCGAGCGGCCCGATGTGCTCTTCACGGTTTTCCGCGAAAACCTAGGGCAGCTCGAGGCCGTGTACCGCAACATTACCCAGACCAACGGCCTGGTGCTCATCATCAACCCAGCCTTCGAGTACAACGCCGTGGAAACCGGCGAGCGGCTAACGGAGGAGGAGATGCAGTACCTATCGGCCTTCGGCAAGCGCCCCGGCGTGTACCTCAACGAGGCCTTTATTCAGCTGCGGCGCGACGGCGGCAACCACGTAGCCGCGCCCGTGTGCCGCGCCGCCAGCACCACGCTGGTGATTTCGCCCGCCAACGAGTTGGTGCTGCCCTGCTACCACCTGGGCACCAAGGTTTTCCCGATCGAAGGCAAGCTGCACGAGCTGTACTGCTCCGACGAAGTACAAACCCTGGCCGCCCTGGAGGGCCGCTTGCCCCAGTGCGAGGGCTGCACCATCAACTGCTACATGCAGCCGAGCTTTGCCGTGGAAACCAGCAAATACTTTTGGCAGGCGCTGCCTAGCACCCTGCGGTACAACTGGTACAAAGGCACCTGGAAGCGCATGCTGCGCCGCTAG
- a CDS encoding endonuclease III domain-containing protein: protein MPIAALPVAYHLPAPDKTLLVHHVLNDFYGPLPTAPRRSPMRELISTVLSHRTTHRDEELAYDRMLETFGDWAGVEQAPTAELAHAIRTTRWPDTQAPRIQEILRRIRTEFGTYSLDALADWPTEKGLAWLTDMPGIGLKTASLVLLFNFQKPVLPVDTHVHRVAQRVGLIGPKTSVEKAHQVLLAQLPADAVALLNFHKHNYWLGQHICFFAKPNCPVCPLKGVCNYYVEHYGPADEAALAEVPRSWEGEKLH from the coding sequence ATGCCTATTGCCGCGCTTCCTGTTGCCTACCACCTGCCTGCGCCCGATAAAACGCTGCTGGTGCACCACGTGCTCAACGATTTTTACGGCCCGCTGCCTACTGCGCCGCGCCGCTCGCCCATGCGCGAGCTGATTAGCACGGTACTATCGCACCGCACCACCCACCGCGACGAAGAGCTGGCCTACGACCGCATGCTCGAAACCTTCGGCGACTGGGCCGGCGTGGAGCAAGCGCCCACGGCCGAGCTGGCCCACGCCATCCGGACCACGCGCTGGCCCGATACGCAGGCGCCGCGCATTCAGGAAATTCTGCGCCGCATCCGCACCGAATTCGGTACTTATTCGCTCGATGCCCTCGCCGACTGGCCCACCGAAAAGGGCTTGGCCTGGCTTACCGATATGCCCGGCATCGGCCTGAAAACGGCCTCGTTGGTGCTGCTGTTCAACTTCCAGAAGCCGGTGCTGCCCGTGGATACGCACGTGCACCGCGTAGCGCAGCGCGTGGGGCTGATCGGGCCGAAAACATCGGTGGAAAAGGCGCACCAGGTGCTGCTGGCCCAACTGCCCGCCGATGCCGTGGCGCTGCTCAACTTTCATAAGCACAACTATTGGCTGGGCCAGCACATTTGCTTTTTCGCCAAGCCCAACTGCCCCGTGTGCCCGCTGAAAGGCGTGTGCAACTATTACGTCGAGCACTACGGCCCCGCCGACGAGGCCGCCCTGGCCGAGGTGCCCCGCAGCTGGGAAGGGGAGAAGCTACACTAG
- a CDS encoding gamma carbonic anhydrase family protein, producing the protein MPAIIRPVQGKHPQLGPNCFVADNATIVGDVHLGPNCTVWFNAVVRGDVNSIRIGEKTNIQDGAIIHCTYQRAATTIGSRVSIGHNAIVHGCTVEDDVLIGMGSIVMDNAVVGRGCIIAAGAIVLENTQCEPGYLYAGVPAKKIKPVTEQQTQNMSRTADNYVMYASWFDDEAGQPTS; encoded by the coding sequence ATGCCCGCTATTATCCGGCCCGTACAGGGCAAACACCCGCAACTCGGCCCCAACTGCTTTGTGGCCGACAACGCCACCATCGTAGGCGACGTGCACCTGGGGCCCAACTGCACCGTGTGGTTCAATGCCGTGGTGCGCGGCGACGTGAACAGCATCCGCATCGGGGAGAAAACGAACATCCAGGACGGCGCCATAATCCACTGCACCTACCAGCGCGCCGCTACCACCATCGGCTCGCGCGTGAGCATCGGCCACAACGCCATTGTGCACGGCTGTACCGTGGAGGACGACGTGCTCATCGGCATGGGCTCTATCGTGATGGACAACGCCGTGGTAGGCCGCGGCTGCATCATCGCGGCCGGCGCCATCGTGCTCGAAAACACCCAGTGCGAGCCGGGCTACCTGTACGCCGGTGTGCCCGCCAAAAAAATCAAGCCCGTTACGGAGCAGCAAACCCAGAACATGAGCCGCACCGCCGACAACTACGTGATGTACGCCAGCTGGTTCGACGATGAAGCCGGGCAGCCTACCAGCTAA
- a CDS encoding hemolysin family protein, producing MVLANGFFVAAEFAIVKVRLSQIELRAQDGNRFAKLTLRLVQNLDAYLSATQLGITLASLALGWVGEDVVAEMVVATMHSLGYDLTPAAAHSIALPISFGLITLLHIVLGELVPKSLAIQRSETVSLVVAGPLQAFYYATFPLIWTMNKISNAILRLFGIQPAGEHEVHTAEELRLLIDQSKQSGEIQESQHELIENVFQFNDRMVKQIMVPRTRISAIDVSCSQEEIVEAAFNEGYSRIPVYEDNIDNIVGILYVKDMFALIRRGEDIDLAKIMRPAFFVPETKKINRLLRQFQRKHLHMAIVSDEFGGVSGIVTIEDIMEELVGEIQDEYDNEVPVVEKVSELEYRVNAATAISDANEFLPFALPEGDDYETVGGLVNVIYGTIPELGDVAVFENYEFRILNRSRRAVELVQLRVLEPAEREAAGEMPDMEE from the coding sequence GGTTTGCCAAACTTACACTGCGCCTCGTTCAGAACCTCGACGCCTACCTGTCGGCCACGCAGTTGGGCATTACGCTGGCTTCGCTGGCCCTGGGTTGGGTGGGCGAAGACGTAGTAGCCGAAATGGTGGTGGCTACCATGCACAGCCTCGGCTACGACCTGACGCCCGCCGCTGCCCACAGCATTGCCTTGCCTATTTCGTTTGGCCTGATAACGCTGCTGCACATTGTGCTCGGCGAGCTGGTGCCCAAATCGTTGGCCATTCAGCGCTCCGAAACGGTAAGCTTGGTAGTAGCCGGGCCGCTGCAGGCGTTTTATTACGCCACGTTCCCGCTGATCTGGACCATGAACAAGATCAGCAACGCCATTCTGCGCTTGTTCGGCATTCAGCCCGCCGGCGAGCATGAGGTGCACACGGCCGAGGAGCTGCGCTTGCTGATCGACCAAAGCAAGCAAAGCGGCGAAATCCAGGAGTCGCAGCACGAGCTGATCGAGAACGTGTTTCAGTTCAACGACCGGATGGTAAAGCAAATCATGGTGCCGCGCACCCGGATTTCGGCCATCGATGTGAGCTGCTCGCAGGAGGAAATCGTGGAGGCCGCCTTCAACGAAGGCTACTCGCGCATTCCGGTGTACGAGGACAACATCGACAACATCGTGGGCATCCTGTACGTGAAGGATATGTTTGCCCTGATCCGGCGCGGCGAAGACATCGACCTGGCCAAGATCATGCGCCCGGCCTTTTTCGTGCCCGAAACCAAGAAGATCAACCGCCTGCTGCGCCAGTTTCAGCGCAAGCACCTGCACATGGCCATCGTGTCGGATGAGTTCGGCGGCGTGTCGGGCATCGTTACCATCGAGGACATCATGGAGGAGTTGGTGGGCGAAATTCAGGACGAGTACGACAACGAAGTACCCGTGGTGGAAAAGGTTTCGGAGCTGGAGTACCGCGTAAACGCCGCCACGGCCATCAGCGACGCCAACGAGTTTCTGCCCTTTGCCCTGCCCGAAGGCGACGACTACGAAACCGTGGGCGGCCTGGTGAACGTGATTTACGGCACCATCCCGGAACTGGGCGACGTGGCCGTGTTCGAGAACTACGAGTTCCGCATCCTCAACCGCTCGCGCCGCGCCGTGGAGCTGGTGCAGCTGCGCGTGCTGGAGCCCGCCGAACGCGAAGCCGCCGGCGAAATGCCCGATATGGAGGAGTAA